From the genome of Salvelinus namaycush isolate Seneca chromosome 10, SaNama_1.0, whole genome shotgun sequence, one region includes:
- the ccdc181 gene encoding coiled-coil domain-containing protein 181 → MSLVPTSTRTQEEYEDDFEKDLDWLISEEGTNDGQDKKSLKEEKWASESEKAEEEERWPSPMEPLEFDSDRDSPHKGGSPVAPPPPVLEDQPEEEKKYILEKIQLANRQLQDQEAPDMTRRRRLHFKETLVDLVVAPLEYEKDSSTPQKTGVVEQVSSTASGKEMLVESEVSGKLSELKITPWEGEGGGQGIKDGGRGGGGEAGQSGPGKEGKVLVEKDGKFDLVSLKEVESRGLMLPPLASFPSDNTRSSSRPSDLSPNKTPTSSPLRPISSTMSIGFEHHRAPRPPAQPRNRPNSASHSQRGSGGRGTKRRVQSANSTPTQQATFTLSPQQKELLNKIQERRERLAREEEQRKREEDEQKRQENELAFRAWLVRKREQLQEEKRIYRAQEMERSNGRREHSDPDEAFKSWLQRKHEQQQRDRQLEEMKRLEEESGFYLHNREECERAFKLWLKRKRAEKRAEQQAARERSRRLVFEERRARRMQDLLCTVNETKPFRFTEHLAYRF, encoded by the exons gacaagaaaagcctgaaggaggagaagtGGGCGAGCGAGTCAGAgaaggcagaggaggaggagaggtggccCTCGCCTATGGAACCTTTGGAGTTCGACTCCGACCGAGACAGTCCACATAAGGGTGGATCCCCCGTAGCACCGCCCCCTCCGGTGCTGGAAGACCAACCGGAAGAGGAGAAGAAGTACATCCTGGAGAAGATCCAGTTAGCCAATCGGCAGCTGCAGGACCAGGAAGCGCCGGACATGACTCGGCGCCGACGCCTTCACTTCAAAGAAACGCTGGTGGATTTGGTGGTGGCGCCGCTGGAGTACGAGAAAGACAGCAGCACCCCCCAAAAGACGGGGGTGGTAGAGCAGGTGAGCAGCACGGCCAGCGGCAAGGAAATGTTGGTAGAGAGTGAGGTGTCAGGGAAGCTCTCTGAGCTGAAGATCACCCCATgggaaggggaaggaggagggcagGGGATCAAGGATGGGGgtcgtggtggaggtggagaggcTGGCCAGAGTGGACCGGGGAAAGAGGGAAAAGTCCTGGTGGAGAAAGATGGCAAGTTTGACCTTGTTAGCCTGAAGGAGGTAGAGAGCCGCGGCCTGATGCTGCCACCTTTAGCGAGCTTCCCCAGCGACAACACACGCTCGTCCTCCCGTCCAAGTGACCTGAGCCCGAACAAGACCCCCACATCCTCCCCGCTGCGTCCCATCTCTAGCACTATGTCCATAGGGTTCGAGCACCACCGCGCCCCCAGACCTCCGGCCCAGCCCAGGAACCGGCCCAACTCAGCCAGTCACAGCCAGAGGGGCAGCGGGGGGAGGGGCACCAAGCGCAGGGTGCAGTCGGCCAACAGTACCCCTACCCAGCAGGCCACCTTCACTCTCTCGCCCCAACAGAAGGAGCTACTGAACAAaatacaggagaggagagagaggctcgcCAGAGAG gaggagcagaggaagagggaggaggatgagcAGAAGCGTCAGGAGAACGAGCTGGCGTTCCGGGCATGGCTGGTGAGGAAGAGGGAGCAGttgcaggaggagaagaggatctacagagcccaggagatggagagaagtAATGGCAGG AGGGAGCACAGTGACCCAGACGAGGCCTTTAAGTCGTGGCTGCAGAGGAAACACGaacaacagcagagagacagacagctggAGGAGATGAAGAGgctggaggaggagagtggaTTCTACCTGCACAACCGAGAAGAGTGTGAACGAGCCTTCAAACT gtggCTGAAGAGGAAGCGGGCAGAGAAGCGGGCGGAGCAGCAGGCGGCCAGAGAGCGCTCCCGCAGGCTGGTGTTTGAGGAGCGGCGCGCCCGGCGCATGCAGGACCTCCTGTGCACCGTCAACGAGACCAAGCCTTTCCGCTTCACTGAGCACCTGGCGTACCGCTTCTGA